In a genomic window of Methylophaga thalassica:
- a CDS encoding D-sedoheptulose-7-phosphate isomerase, with protein MSFKATITRHQAMIESLFALEPQVTALAARIASCVKQGNKILFFGNGGSASDAQHLAAEFVVRYHKDRRPYGAIALTTDTSILTAHSNDYQFDTVFDRQIAALGRPGDIAIGLSTSGNSGNVINGIKTAKEMGIWSCAFTGEGGGKLAEIADEYIAVPVKETARVQEGHILIGHWLCETLDETD; from the coding sequence GTGTCATTTAAAGCCACCATCACACGCCATCAGGCGATGATCGAAAGTCTGTTTGCACTTGAACCACAAGTCACAGCACTTGCCGCTCGTATTGCAAGCTGTGTGAAACAAGGCAATAAAATTCTGTTCTTTGGCAATGGTGGCAGCGCGTCTGATGCGCAACATTTAGCTGCCGAATTTGTGGTTCGTTATCACAAAGATCGTCGTCCCTATGGTGCCATCGCCTTAACAACAGACACATCCATTTTGACTGCTCACAGTAACGATTATCAGTTTGATACCGTATTTGATCGCCAAATTGCTGCTTTAGGGCGTCCAGGTGATATTGCGATTGGTTTATCCACATCCGGTAATAGCGGTAATGTCATTAACGGTATTAAAACCGCAAAAGAAATGGGCATTTGGAGCTGTGCGTTTACTGGTGAAGGTGGCGGGAAATTAGCTGAAATAGCTGATGAATATATTGCCGTCCCAGTCAAAGAAACGGCACGCGTTCAGGAAGGGCATATTCTGATCGGTCACTGGCTGTGTGAAACCCTCGACGAAACAGACTAA
- the rfaP gene encoding lipopolysaccharide core heptose(I) kinase RfaP, whose amino-acid sequence MKTYTLYLREELAHGWQDKAIFTWLQTMPGEIFRDKEGRRTLRFEVNQKSYFLKYHQGVGWAEIVKNLLSLRLPIISARNEWQAVQFLQSHDLDTMTLAGYGEKGWNPAKRHSFVITDDLTDTMSLEYLGQQWRDRPPSFTSKYQLIQKLAHIAGTMHKNGMNHRDFYLCHFLLDKSFAETNIYQPTMPIYLIDLHRAQIRQKLPRRWQIKDLGSLYFSAYAVPLTQRDLFRFIKTYTQLPLREALTQKADLWQQVKQRADTLYAE is encoded by the coding sequence ATGAAAACATACACTCTCTATCTACGTGAAGAATTAGCTCATGGCTGGCAGGATAAAGCCATATTTACCTGGTTACAGACTATGCCGGGTGAGATTTTTCGTGATAAAGAGGGGCGACGTACTTTACGGTTTGAGGTGAATCAGAAAAGCTATTTTCTTAAATATCATCAAGGCGTTGGCTGGGCTGAAATTGTAAAGAACCTGCTGTCATTACGTTTGCCGATCATCAGTGCCCGTAATGAATGGCAGGCGGTGCAGTTTTTACAGTCTCATGATCTGGATACAATGACCCTAGCCGGTTACGGTGAAAAAGGTTGGAATCCGGCGAAGCGTCATTCATTTGTGATTACCGATGATTTAACCGACACGATGAGTTTGGAATATCTGGGTCAACAGTGGCGAGATAGGCCGCCATCATTCACAAGCAAATACCAGTTAATTCAGAAGTTGGCCCATATCGCAGGGACTATGCATAAAAATGGCATGAACCATCGGGATTTTTATCTTTGTCATTTTTTGTTGGATAAGTCATTTGCTGAGACTAATATTTATCAGCCAACAATGCCAATCTATCTTATCGATCTTCATCGTGCTCAGATCCGACAAAAACTCCCGCGTCGCTGGCAAATAAAAGATCTGGGTAGCTTATACTTCTCGGCTTATGCCGTGCCGCTGACACAACGTGATTTATTTCGGTTTATCAAAACTTACACTCAGCTGCCATTGCGTGAGGCATTAACCCAAAAGGCTGATTTATGGCAGCAGGTTAAACAGCGGGCAGATACCTTATATGCTGAATAA
- a CDS encoding lipopolysaccharide kinase InaA family protein → MLNNIPDIDAIIDSDSRPELPFDIELRQERFQCQQVLRDLPGRRLVIKALDSAGKAVIIKLFASEGKAQKDFQREIQGINAVKDSEINTPALLATVKEAHGSALIYQFIGNSQRFQLGDSSPERLKLLSTLMLTLHLDGLYQDDIHLDNLLLNGHEIVLLDLGSVKQSNDGKALDKDTSLTNLARLIAQFSLQEQMTLKPLIEMYYHGRGWEYTEDEQQQFTTRLEKVWQKRKSQYLKKCFRPCTMTFYQQNFRWQVAAKREFWQQSQIQSVDDIEALFTDAQILKAGNTATVIRTQMGVLDVVIKRYNIKSLGHALSRCWRPSRAAISWRNANLLMFMGISTTMPLAFIEQRFGPLRRIAYFISEYREAEELLDVYQQRMPTESEVHQIQDIFAGLEIAQLGHGDMKAQNLLLDAKGKVWLIDLDAMREYTNKKQAVMANLQDKKRFLKNWKNPELEAFFRVMLQRQKIRL, encoded by the coding sequence ATGCTGAATAATATACCGGATATTGATGCCATCATTGACTCTGACAGCCGACCTGAGCTGCCTTTTGACATAGAGCTACGGCAGGAAAGGTTTCAATGTCAGCAGGTTCTTCGTGATTTGCCTGGGCGCCGTTTAGTGATTAAGGCATTAGACAGTGCTGGAAAGGCTGTAATCATTAAACTTTTTGCGAGTGAAGGCAAAGCGCAGAAAGACTTTCAGCGAGAAATTCAGGGTATTAATGCGGTAAAAGATAGTGAGATAAACACGCCGGCATTATTAGCGACGGTTAAGGAAGCTCATGGTTCTGCACTGATATATCAATTTATAGGAAACAGTCAGCGTTTTCAGCTTGGTGATTCATCTCCAGAACGTTTGAAATTGCTATCAACGTTAATGCTGACTCTGCATCTGGATGGGCTTTATCAAGACGATATTCATCTTGATAATCTATTGCTCAATGGTCATGAAATTGTGCTGCTTGACTTGGGTTCTGTTAAACAATCAAACGATGGCAAGGCACTTGATAAGGACACCAGTTTAACCAATCTGGCGCGACTCATTGCTCAATTCTCACTACAGGAACAAATGACGCTAAAACCACTGATCGAGATGTATTATCACGGTCGTGGCTGGGAATACACTGAGGATGAACAGCAGCAGTTTACAACAAGGCTGGAAAAGGTTTGGCAAAAAAGAAAGTCACAGTATCTTAAGAAGTGTTTTCGCCCATGCACTATGACCTTTTATCAACAGAACTTTCGCTGGCAGGTCGCTGCGAAACGTGAATTCTGGCAACAAAGTCAGATTCAGTCAGTTGACGATATTGAAGCATTATTCACTGATGCACAGATATTAAAGGCCGGTAATACCGCTACGGTGATACGCACTCAGATGGGCGTCCTTGATGTTGTGATTAAACGTTACAATATCAAAAGTCTTGGTCATGCACTTAGCCGTTGCTGGCGACCAAGCCGCGCTGCTATATCCTGGCGTAATGCAAACTTACTGATGTTTATGGGCATTTCGACAACAATGCCTCTCGCTTTTATTGAGCAGCGCTTTGGTCCATTGAGACGTATAGCTTATTTTATTAGTGAATATCGGGAGGCTGAGGAGTTGTTGGATGTCTATCAACAGCGAATGCCTACCGAGTCTGAAGTGCACCAGATTCAAGACATTTTCGCTGGCCTTGAAATAGCGCAGTTGGGTCATGGCGATATGAAAGCACAAAACTTGTTATTAGATGCAAAAGGCAAAGTCTGGCTAATCGATTTAGATGCCATGCGAGAATATACCAATAAAAAACAGGCAGTCATGGCTAACTTACAAGACAAAAAACGCTTCCTGAAAAACTGGAAGAATCCTGAGCTGGAGGCTTTTTTCAGAGTGATGCTACAAAGACAAAAAATACGTTTATGA
- a CDS encoding glycosyltransferase family 4 protein — protein MKYAVCLYKYFPFGGLARDFMNIMRCCLQADDTVDVYVMEWQGEVPKPFNVQIIETHGWSNHARLQSYIDQVLPQLHQGAYDLVIGFNKMPGLDVYYAADPCYIDRIRSHPLHGLLQFSGRVKFYKACEEAVFGKQSNTVSMMISDVQQTLFEHHYGTPKDRLVSLPPGIDRDRKRPQNAELIRKQVRDEFNVSADEWLLLMVGTGFKTKGVDRAIATLANLPDAIKQQTKLMIIGDGDNRYLQRQAQQSGIDKQVAFLGGRSDIPRFLLAADLLIHPARKENTGTVILEAMVAGLPSLVSDVCGYTKHVIKADAGLVIKNADSAQQTALDLVEMLDKNKLQQWSQHALHYAVTEDLYSMPQQAAAVIRSQAKQKRKKQ, from the coding sequence ATGAAATACGCTGTCTGTTTGTATAAGTATTTTCCTTTTGGCGGGCTCGCCCGTGATTTCATGAATATCATGCGCTGCTGTCTGCAAGCCGATGATACGGTCGATGTTTATGTGATGGAGTGGCAGGGAGAAGTACCTAAGCCATTCAATGTGCAGATTATTGAGACTCATGGGTGGAGCAACCATGCCAGGTTGCAATCGTATATAGATCAGGTGTTACCACAATTACATCAGGGTGCTTATGACCTGGTGATTGGTTTTAATAAAATGCCTGGGCTTGATGTCTATTATGCCGCAGACCCTTGTTATATTGACCGGATAAGGTCTCATCCTTTGCACGGGCTATTACAGTTTTCAGGGCGTGTGAAGTTTTATAAAGCCTGTGAAGAAGCCGTTTTTGGCAAACAGTCGAATACCGTATCTATGATGATTTCCGATGTGCAACAAACACTGTTCGAACATCATTACGGCACACCAAAAGATCGCTTAGTCAGCTTACCTCCAGGGATTGACCGTGATAGAAAACGGCCACAAAATGCAGAGCTTATTCGCAAGCAGGTGAGAGATGAGTTTAATGTCTCGGCTGATGAGTGGTTATTGTTGATGGTAGGCACGGGCTTTAAAACAAAAGGTGTTGACCGGGCAATAGCCACCTTGGCAAATTTACCGGATGCCATTAAACAACAAACTAAACTGATGATTATCGGCGATGGCGATAACCGTTATTTACAGCGTCAGGCCCAGCAATCCGGTATTGATAAGCAAGTTGCGTTTCTTGGTGGGCGCTCTGATATTCCACGCTTTTTGCTGGCGGCTGACTTGTTAATTCATCCTGCCAGAAAGGAAAATACGGGGACGGTGATCCTGGAAGCCATGGTAGCAGGTCTGCCAAGCTTAGTTTCCGATGTATGTGGTTATACCAAACATGTGATTAAGGCCGATGCCGGTCTGGTTATTAAGAATGCCGATAGTGCACAGCAAACAGCCTTAGACCTTGTTGAAATGTTAGATAAGAATAAATTACAACAATGGTCTCAGCACGCTTTGCACTATGCTGTGACGGAAGATTTGTACAGTATGCCGCAACAGGCAGCCGCAGTGATTAGGTCACAGGCAAAACAAAAAAGGAAAAAACAATGA
- the galE gene encoding UDP-glucose 4-epimerase GalE has product MTTTVLVTGGAGYIGSHICVVLLEAGFDVVVVDNLSNSSSLAIDRVSQITGKKIAFYKADCRDKAALQGIFNTHPIDAVIHLAGLKAVGESCAFPLMYYQNNLDATFVLLEVMQQFSVKNFVFSSSATVYGDPASMPVNETFPTSATNPYGRTKLMIEEILADMVKATPDQLSVVLLRYFNPAGAHESGLIGEDPSAIPNNLMPYVTQTAIGKRECLSVFGGDYDTVDGTGVRDYIHVMDLARGHLEALNWLESDATAPCCKAVNLGTGQGYSVLEVIAAFEQASGKQVNYKIVDRRAGDVAINYADPALAKSLLGWTAEKTLDDMVTDAWRWQSQNPNGYGDA; this is encoded by the coding sequence ATGACAACAACGGTCTTGGTTACCGGCGGTGCAGGGTATATTGGCTCGCATATCTGTGTAGTGTTACTGGAAGCAGGATTTGATGTCGTGGTCGTGGACAATCTTAGTAATAGCTCCTCTTTAGCTATCGATAGAGTAAGTCAGATTACAGGGAAAAAAATCGCTTTTTACAAAGCAGATTGTCGTGATAAAGCGGCTTTACAAGGTATTTTTAATACCCATCCTATTGATGCTGTTATTCACCTGGCAGGATTAAAAGCTGTGGGTGAGTCCTGTGCTTTTCCTTTGATGTATTACCAAAATAATCTGGATGCCACCTTTGTTTTGTTAGAGGTGATGCAGCAATTTTCCGTGAAAAACTTTGTATTTAGTTCATCAGCCACCGTCTATGGCGATCCTGCTTCAATGCCCGTAAATGAAACGTTTCCGACTTCGGCAACGAATCCTTATGGCCGTACAAAGCTGATGATAGAAGAAATTCTGGCAGATATGGTCAAGGCGACGCCAGATCAACTTAGTGTGGTGTTATTACGTTACTTTAATCCGGCTGGTGCACACGAGTCTGGTCTTATTGGTGAAGATCCCAGTGCTATTCCAAATAATCTGATGCCTTATGTCACGCAAACAGCTATTGGTAAACGAGAGTGCTTATCCGTTTTTGGAGGCGACTATGACACCGTTGATGGCACAGGTGTTCGAGACTATATCCATGTGATGGATTTAGCTCGAGGACACCTTGAGGCGCTGAACTGGCTGGAATCGGATGCGACAGCACCCTGCTGTAAAGCGGTTAATCTGGGCACGGGGCAGGGATACAGCGTACTTGAAGTGATCGCTGCTTTTGAACAGGCATCGGGCAAGCAAGTGAATTATAAAATTGTCGACCGCCGTGCGGGAGATGTGGCAATTAATTATGCCGATCCGGCCTTAGCAAAATCACTATTGGGATGGACCGCTGAGAAAACACTGGATGATATGGTGACTGATGCCTGGCGCTGGCAAAGTCAAAACCCTAATGGATATGGCGATGCTTGA
- a CDS encoding YrbL family protein codes for MLELSAATLVGKGLHREVHVHPDDDSKCVKVVVLRGEEETRREQAYYRFLQRRNIDWISLPQFYGNEETNMGPGAVFDLIRDDDGQVSKTLAFYLDNLSSTPELVESISQALIKLKRDLLEQNIITMTLKPKNIVVQKHRDRLRCLIIDNIGNSDILPISSYVRFFGRKKIERKWEKFKGLLSKKFTNQSNAKKIISNI; via the coding sequence ATGCTTGAATTATCGGCCGCTACATTAGTCGGCAAAGGATTACACAGAGAAGTCCATGTCCATCCTGACGATGATTCAAAATGTGTGAAGGTCGTTGTTTTACGGGGTGAGGAAGAGACTCGTCGAGAACAGGCTTATTATCGGTTCCTGCAGCGCCGAAATATTGATTGGATCAGCTTACCCCAGTTTTACGGTAATGAAGAAACGAATATGGGGCCTGGCGCTGTCTTTGATTTAATTCGTGATGACGATGGGCAAGTGTCCAAAACTTTGGCGTTTTATCTGGACAATCTGAGCTCGACACCAGAGTTAGTCGAATCTATTAGTCAGGCGCTGATTAAATTGAAGCGGGACTTACTAGAGCAGAATATTATTACCATGACACTCAAACCTAAAAATATTGTCGTACAGAAACATAGAGATAGGTTGAGATGCTTGATTATCGACAATATAGGTAACTCGGATATTTTACCGATTAGTAGTTATGTTCGCTTTTTCGGCAGAAAAAAAATTGAACGCAAGTGGGAAAAGTTTAAAGGTTTATTATCAAAGAAGTTTACTAACCAATCGAACGCGAAGAAAATTATCTCCAATATATAA
- a CDS encoding CgeB family protein, with the protein MTEKKILILDGIGGATLGRDIHACIDNSEYYDLAKLKQINLYKPRSALAKVKRNFSEKKSFYYLPKKALSSFLTVLDDVKPEVIFVIGFVYRFINPEQFKDIAKSRNIKLYLYDTDSCNLYTKRREFIYFIENEVRIYDRVFSFSKVVTEFFNRMNIDAIFSPFGANLIERQPGKFQHEVLFVGSADLRRCFMLEHIADYVSIKGARWTRNQAILSKKLQEIIDDKPVWGEALHQHLMGSKIVLNITRGPFYAAETGVNLRIFEAMAAGCFVLTDYCDEVAELFDIGLEIETFKGSKELVEKVAYYLSNDEARLAIAKRGQQKIRQQFTWDKRTQHMLSYMG; encoded by the coding sequence GTGACTGAGAAAAAAATCTTAATTCTGGATGGAATTGGTGGGGCTACCCTTGGCCGAGACATTCATGCTTGTATCGACAACTCAGAATATTATGATTTAGCGAAACTAAAGCAGATCAACTTATACAAGCCTCGCTCAGCTCTGGCAAAAGTAAAACGAAATTTTTCAGAGAAGAAGAGTTTTTATTACTTACCCAAAAAAGCCCTATCGTCGTTTTTAACGGTGCTTGATGATGTGAAACCTGAAGTTATTTTTGTTATAGGTTTTGTGTACCGTTTTATTAATCCCGAACAGTTTAAAGATATTGCAAAATCTAGAAATATAAAGCTCTATTTGTACGATACTGATAGCTGTAACCTCTACACGAAACGTAGAGAGTTTATATATTTTATTGAGAATGAGGTGCGTATTTATGACCGAGTCTTTTCATTCTCAAAAGTAGTGACAGAGTTTTTCAATCGCATGAATATCGATGCGATATTTTCACCTTTTGGGGCTAACCTTATTGAACGGCAACCAGGAAAGTTTCAGCATGAAGTGTTATTTGTTGGTAGTGCCGATCTTAGACGTTGTTTTATGCTAGAGCATATTGCTGATTATGTCTCGATAAAAGGCGCTCGTTGGACGCGTAACCAAGCCATATTATCCAAGAAACTGCAAGAAATAATAGATGATAAACCCGTGTGGGGAGAGGCTTTGCATCAGCATCTAATGGGGTCAAAGATAGTATTAAATATCACGAGAGGACCATTTTATGCGGCTGAAACGGGAGTTAATCTGAGGATTTTTGAAGCTATGGCAGCAGGATGTTTTGTTCTGACAGATTACTGTGATGAAGTTGCCGAGTTATTCGACATCGGTCTGGAAATTGAAACATTCAAGGGGTCAAAAGAACTGGTAGAGAAAGTCGCTTATTATTTAAGTAATGATGAAGCCCGTTTAGCTATAGCTAAACGGGGACAACAGAAAATACGTCAACAGTTCACTTGGGATAAACGTACCCAGCATATGTTGAGTTATATGGGGTGA
- a CDS encoding carbamoyltransferase family protein: MIVLGLSGAVNHDASAALYIDGKLVAAAEEERFLRDKHAKGKMPYEATKFCLEQAGIRPDQIDIVAFPYAEIGLKSPARWHYAKRHWYAPDRALTALFSGNRRYWRNHRNVMKLLDDLGIGANRVKFVPVEHHLAHASSAYHLSGFKEKTAIIGIDGKGEYATTFFGYGENGKIHKIKEFYDPDSLGGVYGALTEYLGFEMLDGEFKVMGMAPYGDPKRFDFSRLIDYKDGEFKVNTKLVNVVGTRRFKKNGKGYFFSPELIEWLGPMREGDEKDEPYIDYAASIQDLLEKTALKLIDFYLGDIIKETGKIAYAGGVALNVKLNQRIIAMPGVKELFVQPAASDAGTAIGAASYASQLAGVPVEKMEHVYLGPAYTTEQCIEACEQYEQPVKWQRMTNVTAETAKILADGNPVSWFQGHMEFGPRALGNRSILGSPSHPGVADRINAQIKYRERWRPFCPSMLDTIAPEILQTDHPSPYMTFTFDVAESWKSRIPEVVHEDGTARAQIVTKATNPRYYSLLQEMEKLTGNGVVLNTSLNRRGEPMVCSPTDALNMFFGSDLEYLVMEDILITKDDHHPI; the protein is encoded by the coding sequence ATGATCGTTTTAGGTTTGTCTGGCGCGGTAAATCACGACGCCTCCGCTGCTTTATATATTGATGGAAAGCTTGTAGCTGCTGCTGAAGAGGAGCGCTTTCTCCGTGACAAGCATGCCAAAGGAAAAATGCCCTACGAGGCAACTAAATTTTGTTTGGAACAAGCTGGTATTCGTCCCGATCAGATTGATATTGTAGCTTTCCCTTACGCCGAAATTGGTCTGAAATCACCCGCCCGCTGGCATTATGCTAAACGTCATTGGTATGCTCCAGACCGAGCACTTACCGCCTTATTCAGTGGCAATCGTCGATATTGGCGTAATCACCGAAATGTGATGAAGCTATTAGATGATCTGGGTATCGGCGCAAATCGCGTTAAATTTGTTCCCGTCGAACATCATTTAGCTCATGCCAGCAGTGCTTACCATCTAAGCGGTTTCAAAGAAAAAACAGCCATTATCGGTATCGATGGTAAGGGTGAATATGCCACCACGTTCTTTGGTTATGGTGAAAATGGCAAGATTCATAAAATCAAAGAATTCTATGATCCAGATTCGCTTGGTGGGGTTTATGGAGCACTGACTGAATACCTTGGTTTTGAAATGCTGGATGGCGAGTTCAAAGTGATGGGTATGGCCCCTTACGGTGATCCTAAACGTTTCGATTTTTCACGCTTGATTGACTACAAAGACGGTGAATTCAAAGTCAATACAAAACTAGTGAACGTTGTAGGTACCCGCCGTTTCAAAAAGAACGGCAAAGGTTACTTTTTCAGCCCTGAATTAATTGAATGGCTCGGGCCAATGCGTGAAGGTGATGAAAAAGACGAGCCTTACATCGACTATGCCGCCAGTATCCAAGATCTGTTAGAAAAGACAGCCTTAAAACTCATTGATTTTTATCTCGGTGACATTATTAAAGAGACCGGCAAAATTGCTTATGCAGGCGGTGTTGCATTAAACGTCAAACTGAATCAACGTATTATCGCCATGCCTGGCGTTAAAGAACTGTTTGTACAACCGGCTGCAAGTGATGCGGGTACGGCCATTGGTGCGGCCAGCTATGCTTCACAATTAGCGGGGGTACCAGTAGAAAAAATGGAACATGTCTACTTAGGACCTGCGTATACAACAGAACAATGTATTGAAGCATGTGAGCAATACGAGCAGCCAGTCAAATGGCAACGAATGACCAATGTTACTGCAGAAACAGCCAAAATTCTGGCTGATGGTAATCCGGTTTCCTGGTTTCAGGGACATATGGAGTTCGGACCTCGCGCTTTAGGTAACCGCAGTATTCTCGGCTCACCCAGCCATCCTGGGGTTGCTGACAGAATTAATGCCCAAATCAAATACCGTGAACGCTGGCGTCCATTCTGTCCGAGCATGCTGGATACAATCGCACCAGAAATACTACAGACGGATCACCCTAGTCCATATATGACATTTACGTTTGATGTGGCAGAAAGTTGGAAATCACGTATTCCAGAAGTCGTACATGAAGATGGAACAGCCCGTGCTCAAATTGTCACAAAGGCCACCAATCCTCGTTATTACTCACTTCTTCAGGAAATGGAAAAACTTACCGGTAATGGCGTGGTACTGAACACTTCTCTGAATCGCCGTGGTGAGCCAATGGTATGCAGCCCTACAGATGCATTGAATATGTTCTTTGGCTCAGACTTAGAATACTTAGTCATGGAAGATATCTTAATTACTAAAGATGATCATCACCCCATATAA
- a CDS encoding lipopolysaccharide kinase InaA family protein: protein MSVLKEAQLLSNSEYFEQLWQLDTDWFEPPNHRRGGWSGVVKYVLKTANGAVDVFIKRQENHRTKTWCHPLKGIHTFQKEYNNILRLTAKHIPTLDPVYFSCDKSRAILVTKELTGYQSLENISPLSLSSVSRKQLLKAVAHVLADMHQAHFQHNSLYPKHIFAKPISSGWDIKIIDLEKMKRTLFVRQSMMRDLGTLERHANQDWSKKDRVFFLQQYFNEQPLSKKTRQLLQKLAKPKKAKRH from the coding sequence ATGTCAGTACTAAAAGAAGCACAACTATTATCCAACTCAGAGTATTTTGAACAGTTATGGCAACTGGATACAGACTGGTTCGAGCCCCCAAATCATAGACGTGGCGGCTGGAGTGGTGTGGTTAAATATGTATTGAAAACAGCAAATGGCGCGGTTGATGTGTTCATCAAACGTCAGGAGAATCACCGCACTAAAACATGGTGTCATCCACTAAAAGGCATTCATACCTTTCAAAAGGAATATAACAATATTCTCAGGCTGACAGCAAAACACATTCCGACGCTCGATCCGGTTTATTTTTCATGTGACAAGTCCAGGGCGATACTGGTAACAAAAGAACTGACTGGTTACCAATCTCTGGAAAACATTTCTCCTTTAAGTCTATCAAGTGTATCTCGTAAACAGTTGCTGAAAGCAGTCGCCCATGTGTTAGCAGATATGCATCAGGCACATTTTCAGCATAACTCACTTTATCCCAAACATATTTTTGCCAAGCCAATCAGCAGTGGTTGGGATATAAAAATAATCGATTTGGAGAAAATGAAACGTACATTGTTCGTGCGGCAATCGATGATGAGGGATCTGGGCACATTAGAACGTCATGCTAATCAAGACTGGTCGAAGAAAGATCGCGTTTTCTTTTTACAGCAGTACTTCAACGAGCAACCGTTATCTAAAAAAACCAGACAACTTTTACAGAAGCTTGCTAAGCCCAAAAAAGCAAAACGTCATTAG
- a CDS encoding glycosyltransferase — protein sequence MERNVLLLCHGYEAPFLSVANQYAALFKNTDFRVITVFIKGQHNSEVVEQCGADEVIFLDASSKQMKGLKQQLIKKIRQLDKQYQFEFAIAHRYKSIYIASHVKNLFVIGVAHIDGVFTPLMRKLFAFFHRKNLLLLGVSKAIRDDIRKSLFLFDDEKVQHLYNSLDFQSIREKQLPRDQARQALSLPDNDYLFVNVGRLHEDKDQKTLIKAFAHARDALPGSKLIVAGKGRLETELKSLTSELGVTDKVIFLGMVPEFYKYLKAFDTFVLSSIREGLPVSLLEAFAAEQVCIASECNGNKEAISEAGYSFPIGDHKKLAEQLKKTLHLNNAERMNIVGKVNRKISQHFTESAVRQYFWSMPALKARLKK from the coding sequence GTGGAGCGAAATGTATTACTGCTGTGTCATGGATATGAAGCCCCTTTCTTAAGCGTGGCAAATCAATATGCTGCCTTATTCAAGAATACAGATTTCAGGGTTATTACTGTGTTTATTAAAGGACAACACAATTCTGAGGTCGTTGAGCAGTGTGGCGCCGATGAAGTGATATTCTTGGATGCTTCATCAAAGCAAATGAAAGGATTGAAACAGCAGCTAATCAAAAAAATTCGCCAGCTTGATAAGCAATATCAATTTGAGTTCGCAATAGCGCATCGTTATAAATCTATATACATCGCTAGTCATGTCAAAAACTTGTTTGTTATCGGTGTCGCACACATAGACGGCGTTTTTACGCCTTTAATGAGGAAGTTATTTGCTTTCTTTCATCGCAAGAACTTATTACTTTTAGGTGTATCGAAAGCCATACGAGACGATATAAGAAAAAGTCTTTTTTTATTTGATGATGAAAAAGTTCAACACCTCTATAACTCCCTCGACTTTCAGTCGATAAGGGAAAAACAACTACCTCGAGATCAAGCTCGACAAGCCTTATCCCTTCCTGATAATGACTATTTGTTTGTGAATGTAGGACGTTTGCATGAAGATAAAGACCAGAAAACGCTAATAAAAGCGTTTGCTCATGCTCGCGATGCGTTACCAGGTTCAAAACTTATAGTTGCTGGAAAAGGCAGACTTGAAACGGAACTTAAATCATTAACAAGTGAGTTAGGTGTAACTGATAAGGTGATATTTCTTGGTATGGTTCCCGAGTTTTATAAATATTTGAAGGCTTTTGACACCTTTGTACTCAGTTCTATTCGTGAAGGATTACCGGTTTCTTTGCTTGAAGCGTTTGCAGCAGAGCAGGTCTGTATTGCTTCTGAGTGCAATGGAAATAAAGAAGCTATTTCAGAGGCTGGCTACTCTTTTCCAATAGGTGACCATAAAAAATTGGCAGAACAATTAAAGAAAACCTTACATCTCAATAACGCTGAACGTATGAACATAGTTGGTAAAGTGAATAGGAAAATCAGCCAACATTTTACTGAAAGCGCGGTAAGGCAATATTTCTGGTCCATGCCTGCACTTAAAGCACGTTTGAAGAAATAA